In the Drosophila virilis strain 15010-1051.87 chromosome 4, Dvir_AGI_RSII-ME, whole genome shotgun sequence genome, TGACCCAAGGGGCCAACTGGGCAAGCACACACAATCCTGATCATAATCTTGGCATCTCGACTGCATATCTATCTTTGCCGTATTTTACTTCTGTAAACAGTttataagtttatttataCGCGTCAAATTGGCACATTTGTACATCGGTACAGGGTTCGGAATAGTTATTATCTATGGACAGATTAAGAgcaaaatgagaaaaaaaaagtttgaaatttgatgGATGTGTTGATGATTGGCATGATATAACTGCCGAGAAGCATTagatatgtataaaaaaaaaattcttggggaatatatttgttttaatatgttgGGCTCGAGTTCCACTCGaagtttttatattaatacttatatactCATCTCTATATACAAAACTGCTGTGAAATGAACTTTAAAAgttaactttttaattataataaattattaaggAAACAATTTGAACTGCACGCAATTAagcagaaatatttatattgttcaTGTGTCCGGCGCTTATCAAAACgatacaaacaaattttaatgttGCACACATTAACAggtaattgtaatttattatttaatgaaCATTAATCCTGCAAGCCTAATTGAACAACTATACTGAATTGCTGCAAATTAGCTAATTGTATTATGGATGTTAATAGCTTTAAGCTACGTAGTATGATTGCTTTGAAATTCATTGCAGGTTGTTTCTATCATTCAGAACACAATTACTTTGCGCTGAGAACTCAATTTTGCACAGCGCGAAAAACAAGATGAAAAGCGCGCATCAAGCAAAACATGCAGACTGAAGGTGGAGCATAGTGTCCAGGAATGGCAACACATGCTGCTGGTTCTCTCCTACCCCTGGTTATGCATAGACCACGTTTGGTCATGCCGCTGGTGCCTAAAACTATGCACCAGATAGAATAACAAGCACGCAGCCCCTCAATGGCACACAATGCCTCTTCTTGTATTTCAGTCATGCATAAAATTTTTTACTTTCCAGCCAGTTAGCCACTTGCTTGTTTCCCccattttttcatttgttgtttttgcagcctGTAACCAATCAAAATGAGAATAACGGGTATATTGGTTGCGTGCAAATGTACGTAACAGACAAATAGAGACTTTCGACTAGATTTTCTGTCTCTGCCTATCTAAAGGCgttttaatttcaaaaatatgggAGAAAGAAGTTGCAATGTAGCTCAagtcatacatatgcacacatttaaATTCATTCAGGTCGGATCATAAATACCGAGTAGGGCAGCCACTAAAAGGAAGTTTAAATGGTTGTGACAGCATCTAGGTACTTTGTGCAGGGTATACCTTAGTCTGACACTCTTGACTTTAACACacttgtttttcattatttttttttcgtggtGTTTCCTTTATGTTTTTTCAACGCTCCCGTTTTATTTTCTACGCACTGCAAGTACAAATGTTgacattgttgctgctgtgtctgTGTAGCTGATGTTACAGCTGACAAAGCTTTCAGGCACACAATGTCGCATCTAAATCATGTTGACTGCGCACTGCCCATGAGAAGATTGTGGACTATAGGTAGCACAGTACAGTAGAGAGTACGTCGCCTATAATCCAGAAGGAGTGTCTAGATATGGCGCAGATAATGAAGATTTCTGGTTCATAATACTTTTCAGAGAGCATTATCTTTTatcaaagtaaatatatttacttttatcaGCTTCAACAGCCTGTTACTCAGCTTTAAAGATGTCGTCAGGCTCCATTTTTTTatagcaaaaaattaaaattatgtaaacTTTTAAGCAACCCTTTTTGCTACCGaatttacatttaaacatATAGCTCAACTTCAGCGACAGCTCTTTTAAGTTGCACGTCCCTTAGCAAACTGTTTAGTTCATTGTATTGATGGCTTTCTGCttcgttgcagttgcattaaAGAGCAATGCACAAAATTGTTACCAGCTCTTGGCTTTGGGCCTATCAAATTACATTTTGTGTGTCATCCGGAGAGTCATGTGTCTTTTTGTCCCACTGCGTCGTTGGCCCATTTACAAACTTTTTAATTCGTTTGGGCAACAAGCAAGCAGTTACTTTCGCCCCGCAACCCTGGGAGGCAATTTCCAATATCTGTGCGCATTTTGTTTCCATTTTGATAAGCTGCTTGGCCCGATTCTGTGGACGATTGGGTGACAATTTCGTCCACTGCCGCCCAGCTGGCCCAAAAGTGAATGCTGTGCTGCAGCTTTGTAATTCAGGCAGGCGTATCACCGACTAGGAAGGTCATTTGTAACTTTAactaaacaaatttgaaaGCCTCTACGCATATCAAATGTGGGCTGGTTCTTGCGAGAGCCCTTTGGGCCAGCTTCTTCTACAGCTACGTATGTATAAAATGGCCAACTGCTGCCAGGTAAGGCATCAGTAGCACAACGTGCCACAACAAGGAACGTGGTAGCAGCTTTACAAATTACAAGCAAGCAGATAACTAGTCGAATACTTCACGTCACCAATCATGAAACGGGTAAGTTTGCAGCGTGCCTGACCATAAATTTCAGGGCAAACGATTGCCTACGGTGCCATGTGAAGCGCATCTCAGCAGAGACAGGCAACAAATCAGGATAATCAAAAGTAAAAAACGATAAGACTCCAAAAAGAAACTTCAACAGTTTGTATGGAAAGGCATAACAAGTTTGTGGCTGTAACAACGAATTATGATGCACTTACCAACGTAAAGGTGCGAAATGTTAAAGCCCAAATATAATTGAATGCAAAATTACACTATCATACATATCATACACACAGTTGAATAATgaacttcttcttcttagataacatttttgtgttttcacAAGTTGGGGCTATAATTTTGGAGTCTTCAACCCTCAAAATGCTTAAAGTCTTATCAACTTGTAACTTCCGTGAAAGTTAATATATCCTTTTTTACATGCCATTTCAAGCAACCCCCtgtcaattaattttaatgagaGTAGATTTCTTGAGAGTTAGGTTTCCTGAAGAACAGTTATTCATGTATGGAGactatgtaaaaaaaaaagagcaaacaGCAAGTATCTAACGCCAACGTCCATtggatattttaatttatgtgctTGCCAGATTTCAGACTTTAAACGAAAGCAACAAATACCCAACTTATTTATATTGCTGTGCCTTGCCTTACAGACCTGCCTGTTGATCTGCGTGTGCCTTCTGACCTGGAATGTGGCCAGTGCGTCCTATCTGCGACCCATCGAACTCAACCAATTGAGCAAGTCAAGCAGtctccaacaacaacaactacaacagcagcagcagctgcgtgaCTTGAACAATGATGACTCCAATTTGGATGAAGCCACGACCATTTTGCCTAGCTCCAGCGAGGATTACGACAGCCGACCACAGTACACATTTGCATACGATGTGCGCGATACGCTGACCGGGGACGAGAAACGACAGGAGGAGAAGCGCGATGGCGATTTAGTTAAGGGACAATATTCGCTCGTCGAGCCGGACGGCACGCGACGCATTGTGGACTACACGGCGGATGATGCAAGCGGCTTCAATGCAATCGTATCAAAGCAGCGTCTGGATGAACGTCTCAGCACATCAGGGGCATCCTCCTCCTCAACATCCTCTCGTTACAATAGCATTGAGGAGCTGCAGTCTCGCCTCACAGCCCACGCCATTGCCGAGGCCCAGGCCATAGCCGATGCCCAACACCAGTCGCAATTGCAGCTGGAAGCACAGGCGCGCCGTGAATCCGAAAACCAAGCGCGCCTGCAATCTCAACAGCTGATGGAACAGTTCCAGCAGCAAGTGCAGCAAACGGCCCAGCTgcgccagcagcaggagcaacagcgtcagcaacaagagcaacagctaCGCGAATTGCAGCGCCAGCAAGAGCAGCGCGATCGTGAACAACGCGAACGTGACCAGGAGCGTCGTCAGCTGCGCGAGCGGGAACAAGAACGGCGTCTTAGCCAGagccaaaaccaaaatcaGCGTCTTCTCGAGCGTCTCAGCAATCAGCAGCAATCGTTGCTGTTGCCCAGCTCCAATCAGCTGCTTGGACAAAGTGTTCAGGCCAACGTTGTTTCCCATCCGCCCACTCTGATATCTCGCCTGCCTTCGGTATCAACAAGTAACCTTCTGCTGTCTGGGGAACGTGATCTGGATGGCTGGCGCCAATTGCCCACCGCCCGTCTTAACATCGAGCGCACCGGCCAGTCCGTCATCTTGGCACATCCGTCCAGTGCTTCGGTGCAGGCACAGCTCATCGGCTCGCCGCTGTTATTGAATTCAGCCAACCTGAATGGATTGATCACGACGCGCCTCAATGGCAACGCAGCACGCGCCGGCGCCTCCATCAGCTGGACCCAGGGAGGTCGTTTGCTGGACAACGAGCTGTGGCAACTCGACCGTCTCGAGGAACATGACAGCCGTCGCGAAGACAATCGTCGGGCAGAGGAGCAGCGTCTTGAGAGCGAGGAGCTACGCTCAATCAGCTCTAGCTCGGAGCGTAGCGGCAACCGACGAGCTCAATGGTAAACGTATGACCAACACAGTCCAAAGTCCAAGCTTCAACTGAACTCAATTCTTGACCGACCTCAATCATTTGCAATGGAACACTGATTATGTCTAGAACTTAAGCACACAATTTCTACTCTAAGCGAACTTTTGTGTTATGTTAGTCTTATGTGGGATACGGGTACTTTTTCTATTTGCTTGCTTtcctaaaaacaaaacttcgCCAGAAACTAACCCAATCAAGCTCAAGCTGCAACCTGTCTCTGCCTAACTCTAGCCCTAAGCTTAAATGTTTTTGTGTAACTTTTGTAGTTAGACCAACTGCGTTATTAAacttacaacaaaaaaaaaagtgtaaagctaataaagaaaaccAACGCAACGCGTATGGATTGTGAAAAACGAACAGTTTCGACATTATTAAATTCAGAGTGCAGCAACAGGTTTTGCTGGCCAATTGACCCTAGTCTCCTTTCAAGGACCTTAACACTTGGCTATGCCCACCCTCCCTCGCACACGTATGTACGCAACTGAGCCATAAACCTTGGACCAACTTTCTTTGGGGCAGCAAgtggcaacaaatttttttaataataacataGCATCCGGGCAAGTGGTAGCAAAGTTGATCCATTCCGCCCATGAAGTTTACGCTGGACACTTAAAAACCAAGTTCCACCTGCTCGGCTGTGGGGCGGAGAAATTGAAGCTGTTAACAGCATCGCCATAAAAAAGCTGTAAACGTAACAAGAGGGAAGCTTCAGGACAGGCCATACCACACATAGAATACTTCTATGGTAATTTAAGGTATGCATTTAAAACTAAGCAATTAATAAACGTGATATCATCAACAATGAATTGGCTTGTCCCTGTTAAATGTGGGCATTTGAAATGAATTAATGAAACTCCGAAACAagatttgtttgccttttaccaattctaattaatatttgagTTGAAGCCAATAAAATTGGTGGTTCCCCCTTGGTTTATTGTCACTCGTCATAAAAATAGAATGCTGCACAACAATGAAATGGCACCaagaaaattaattgattCATAAGAAATCATTTTTTGAACTTGATCCGTTTAGAAGGTTCAATATTAATAAATCACAGGCTGAAGAagcttataaaaataaaaatagtacTTTTGCTCAACTAGTTAGCCTCTATTGAAAGCCCAACGATATTTTCGAAAGTGTAAATGTTTGCAATGGAATTTAAAGgtcatatttataatatatttagcCGATTCTTCCCACAGCgttctatattatatatatttgtccgATCATTAATTTTTAACCACGTTTACGCAATGCAAAGGCTCTGTCATATTTCAAACTAACTTAACTTATAGAAAACTTGTCGAGCAGCCCCTTTTTAACTGTAGTTAATCAGGTTGGGGCTACAATAGAGCGCAAAGCTTGTGTGTCTGCATAAAAGCTGCAATGcaacatttaataaaaattcagTTCAACTATTTTAAAAGTAGCTTAAGGCCAGCCGCTCTTTGGCTTCGAGTTAAGGCAGGAGTGGCTCAGAGCTGACATGCAGGCTGCCAGATGTCGACCCAAAGACGTGGGTCCCCTTGAAAAAAGGAATCACTTAAAAATTTATCAGAACTGCAGCTGCCTGGCGGCAGCTCCCTTGGGCGCTGCCAGTTGACAATTGGCTGACGGCTCATAGAAAACTCAACAAAACAGCATGTGTCACTGTGAAATCCACGACAAAAACGCACATGCACTCATATCACAGACAGAGCGCACAGGACTCAACGGATTGTAGTAGCAAAGCCAACTGTTAAGACTTCTCTTGACTGTGTCACTTTCCGTAGTTGACCTTCTCGTGTTGTTTAAGCCAAGTGCTTAGCTGCCAATAGCCCCAACCTGCGGCCAGGTACCGGAAGCTCAACATAAAAAGACGGATAAGGCAAACAGCTGTGTTAAAGTGGAAATGGCGCACACAACAGTGAGTATAAAGGATATTGATAGATATAGGAGAATATATCTCGAATCTAAAAATAAGACGTAGAAAAacatataaagaaaatgtacTATGTCTCAAACTGAACCGAAAGGTACCTTCTATGCTCTTAAactatatttacatattatgtttttttttaaggaaCGAGCCATTGCATGCGATATGTATATCCCAGGAAGCATCAATAGCcagcgaactagtctctcagcttGTCGGCTATCCTCTTAAAACTAAGAGTCTTGTAACTGGGTGTATATACTTGTGTATAACCGCggaagtatacatatatatatataaataaacattatgGGAAAATTAGGCGTACGATTATTTGGCAGTCGGTTGCACCCGACTTTAGCCTGGGGCGACTAATGATAGAAACCGCGTATTATACTTCTTTATTTTACCGGTGCTATCGGGAAAGCTTTTAGTTACTGTGGAAAGTATAGCCTTTGTGAATCTTAAGTTAAGTAAGCTTTCCTTGTCAATgtaaaaagtatatatgaGCCTATAGCCTGGAGTCAGCAGTCACACAGGTCAAGGTTCGAGGGCAGGGCAATTTTCAAATCACAACCTGTCCGAATAATTGGGATACAAGTTTTAAACTTCAGACAGCGTCATCTAGCGCACTTCACTAGCAAGGCCAACCGATAGTTTTATTGCGTTCGTTCGTTTACTATTTGTTATAAGCCATCTGTTGTTGGTGACCTAAcattatgaaaaattatttttaattgatataGTGGGAGTTTAGCAAATTGGTATCCCTGATCTCTCGCACTCGCATTCACGCTTTCTGGTGCTtcgtatatatttaattttggtatagtaaagaaatataaaaaacattcagAAACTCTTTTGATCTCAACAGTGCCATTCATAAGAGCGCCTTTTACCGATAACAGATTCTGTTTGCGACCCGCTCCCAATACACACACCATTCGGCGTTTTACCAGAGTTGTAAGCTTGTTAACAGTTGGccaagagtgagagagagattATTTACGGGTTATTCAGCGAGCACACACACCTTCGTCAAATCCCATCTATCGGTGCCACGCATGTCCATTCATTGGCACGGCGGGTTCTCTCGTGTGTTGaatgtttttcaagaagcgTTACCTTTGGATCCCCTACATAAATCAAAGGTGACTTTGCCATATCTTTCGATACTTTTCTTAACTAATTTAGATTGGGGAAAATACTACATATTTTCCTATATGACAAGATGTTACGGTTAATTCGACCAACTCTCTTGCTACGCTTTCGGAGCGACATGTCCTCGAAGGACAAATCGAAGAAAAGCTCAAAATCAAGCAGCAAGCCCTCAAATACGCCGCGTCCGCCCAAGGATCCGCCCGATGAGGGCTATGCGCCTGAAAGTGTGAATCATGAAGACATGGAagtgtccgattttgttaATCCAGAAGCCTTTCGGCAATTCAGCAGTCCGGAAGAACGCCTTGGTCCTGGAGCTGGCAAGAACAAGGAATACAAGAATGCCCATTACTTTGGCTATCATCGCTTCAGCTTTGTGGTGTTGCAGAATCAGTCGCTAGAGGTGCGAGATGAGCGTCGCATCGGTGGCGGCGTTCAGGTGATAACGGAGGCCGATGAACAAGAAGACAGCTCTGATGACAGCTTGGAGTCAATAAAACAGCAGGAAGCTGAGTGCGACGAACAACTCGCTGCTCAGGCAAAGGATATTGAGAATGAGAAGCTAAAGGCCTGGTGTGATTCCATAGAGAAGAAGCAGAGGGAGTTGGCCGAGTTACAGATGTCCAACCAGTCGGACGAGAACAAGGATCAGGTTAAGACATCGAatgaaaaacagaaagaagAAGATCAAATTAAAACGAcaattgacaaaaaaataGCCGAAATCTTAACCGAATGCGAAGGTAAACTAGGCAAAGATAAAGCTGagccaacgggccaacaaaaCAAGGCATCAATCGACTGTAAGGAACTGATCAAAGCAGCAGCGG is a window encoding:
- the Crys gene encoding signal transducer and activator of transcription C codes for the protein MKRTCLLICVCLLTWNVASASYLRPIELNQLSKSSSLQQQQLQQQQQLRDLNNDDSNLDEATTILPSSSEDYDSRPQYTFAYDVRDTLTGDEKRQEEKRDGDLVKGQYSLVEPDGTRRIVDYTADDASGFNAIVSKQRLDERLSTSGASSSSTSSRYNSIEELQSRLTAHAIAEAQAIADAQHQSQLQLEAQARRESENQARLQSQQLMEQFQQQVQQTAQLRQQQEQQRQQQEQQLRELQRQQEQRDREQRERDQERRQLREREQERRLSQSQNQNQRLLERLSNQQQSLLLPSSNQLLGQSVQANVVSHPPTLISRLPSVSTSNLLLSGERDLDGWRQLPTARLNIERTGQSVILAHPSSASVQAQLIGSPLLLNSANLNGLITTRLNGNAARAGASISWTQGGRLLDNELWQLDRLEEHDSRREDNRRAEEQRLESEELRSISSSSERSGNRRAQW
- the LOC6627553 gene encoding caldesmon translates to MLRLIRPTLLLRFRSDMSSKDKSKKSSKSSSKPSNTPRPPKDPPDEGYAPESVNHEDMEVSDFVNPEAFRQFSSPEERLGPGAGKNKEYKNAHYFGYHRFSFVVLQNQSLEVRDERRIGGGVQVITEADEQEDSSDDSLESIKQQEAECDEQLAAQAKDIENEKLKAWCDSIEKKQRELAELQMSNQSDENKDQVKTSNEKQKEEDQIKTTIDKKIAEILTECEGKLGKDKAEPTGQQNKASIDCKELIKAAADKAALPAKGKGQAEDGGQEPRQETEKTEDAESAEELAKLKATIEKCEQFNREKNMTEKGEKPEENQTENNLAKCKTDKDETK